From one Terriglobia bacterium genomic stretch:
- a CDS encoding insulinase family protein, whose protein sequence is MIRGATLTILLGAATAFAQEIPDRPEKLQFAPIKFETPRARDYKAKLRNGIPAFIAQSGKEGTPLVRVTVSWRGGSYLDPKGKEGLAALFGSQLTQGGTAKLEAAKLEDRLEAMAATLTSSCTDTSCGVSLQVLDKDLAEGLDLLMQALMEPAFAQERLDLAKRQARQRVSRRNDDVTSIAGYQMSYLLFGEGHFASANDTVASLEAITRDDLVAFHARLLHPANLFVAAAGQFDRKAMVDALDRTVGTLKAGPKARVSPAVPAPDFRRTPGLYVTDKDAPQAMIRWAFPGIRRTDPDWHAAYVTNQILGGRGFTSRLMKRIRSDEGLTYGVYSNLEPGTYWRGDVMGSLQTKNRSAAYALRLALEEIRKLKEQAVSDDELRVNREAIIESFPSQWGSKQAVANRFADEAREGWPEDWWASYREKIQAVTAADVQRMARKLFDTDRMVILVVGKESETDPGDADHPGALKDVAPLPLRNVPLRDPATLKPMP, encoded by the coding sequence ATGATCCGCGGAGCGACGTTGACGATCCTCCTCGGGGCCGCGACCGCCTTCGCCCAGGAGATCCCCGACCGGCCGGAGAAGCTCCAGTTCGCCCCCATCAAATTCGAGACGCCGCGCGCGCGGGACTACAAGGCCAAGCTGCGCAACGGCATCCCGGCGTTCATTGCACAGAGCGGCAAGGAGGGCACGCCCCTCGTGCGCGTCACCGTCTCCTGGCGGGGCGGGTCCTACCTCGACCCGAAGGGCAAGGAGGGCCTCGCCGCGCTGTTCGGCTCCCAGCTCACCCAGGGCGGGACGGCGAAGCTCGAGGCGGCCAAGCTCGAGGACCGGCTGGAGGCCATGGCGGCCACGCTCACGAGCTCCTGCACGGACACGAGCTGCGGCGTCTCCCTCCAGGTGCTGGACAAGGACCTGGCGGAGGGGCTCGACCTGCTGATGCAGGCGCTCATGGAGCCCGCCTTCGCCCAGGAGCGCCTGGACCTCGCGAAGCGGCAGGCCCGCCAGCGGGTCAGCCGGCGCAACGACGACGTGACGTCGATCGCCGGCTACCAGATGAGCTACCTGCTCTTCGGCGAGGGGCACTTCGCGAGCGCCAACGACACCGTCGCCAGCCTGGAGGCGATCACCCGCGACGACCTCGTGGCCTTCCACGCGCGTCTGCTGCATCCGGCCAACCTGTTCGTGGCCGCCGCGGGCCAGTTCGACCGCAAGGCGATGGTCGATGCCCTCGACCGCACCGTGGGGACGCTCAAGGCCGGCCCTAAGGCTCGCGTCAGCCCCGCCGTCCCCGCTCCCGACTTCCGGCGCACCCCCGGCCTGTACGTCACGGACAAGGACGCTCCGCAGGCCATGATCCGCTGGGCTTTCCCCGGGATCCGCCGCACGGACCCCGACTGGCACGCGGCGTACGTGACGAACCAGATCCTGGGAGGCCGCGGGTTCACGAGCCGGCTCATGAAGCGGATCCGCTCCGACGAGGGGCTCACGTACGGCGTGTATTCGAACCTCGAGCCGGGCACGTACTGGCGCGGCGACGTCATGGGGAGCCTCCAGACGAAGAACCGCTCCGCCGCCTACGCGCTCCGGCTGGCCCTCGAGGAGATCCGCAAGCTGAAGGAGCAGGCGGTTTCGGACGACGAGCTGCGCGTGAACAGGGAGGCGATCATCGAGTCCTTCCCCAGCCAGTGGGGCTCGAAGCAGGCCGTCGCGAACCGCTTCGCGGACGAGGCCCGCGAGGGCTGGCCCGAGGATTGGTGGGCGAGCTATCGGGAGAAGATCCAGGCCGTCACCGCCGCCGACGTGCAGCGGATGGCCAGGAAGCTCTTCGACACCGACCGGATGGTGATCCTCGTCGTGGGCAAGGAATCGGAGACGGACCCCGGCGACGCGGACCACCCGGGCGCCCTGAAGGACGTGGCGCCGCTGCCGCTGAGAAACGTGCCGCTCCGCGAC